One Mycolicibacterium fortuitum subsp. fortuitum genomic window carries:
- the istB gene encoding IS21-like element helper ATPase IstB gives MPAKRTSSAPGDADKLIAHQARLLKAPRIAAHYHRLAEQGRDAGWTLEDYLGAVLAVESNARAESGARQRIRYAGFPAIKTITDFDFTAQPAIDRAQIARLEAGGWLSEARNIVLLGPPGTGKTHLATALAIAAAHAGHRVAFAPATGWITRLAEAHRTNRLEAELRKISRYGLIVIDEVGYIPFDTEAANLFFQLVSTRYEKSSIILTSNLPFSRWGQVFGEATIASAMIDRIVHHADVIALKGASYRIKHTPIDTLPSVEADRQADSTP, from the coding sequence ATGCCCGCCAAACGCACCTCGTCGGCACCGGGTGACGCTGACAAGCTCATCGCCCACCAGGCCCGCCTGTTGAAAGCTCCACGGATCGCCGCGCACTACCACCGGCTGGCCGAGCAGGGCCGCGACGCCGGCTGGACACTGGAGGACTACCTCGGTGCCGTGCTGGCAGTCGAATCCAACGCCCGCGCTGAATCCGGTGCCCGCCAACGCATCCGATACGCCGGATTCCCCGCGATCAAGACGATCACCGACTTCGACTTCACCGCCCAACCCGCCATCGACCGCGCCCAGATCGCCCGCCTGGAAGCCGGCGGCTGGCTGTCTGAAGCTCGCAACATCGTGCTGCTCGGCCCACCCGGAACCGGCAAGACACATCTGGCGACAGCGTTGGCGATCGCCGCCGCACATGCCGGGCACCGCGTGGCATTCGCCCCGGCCACCGGCTGGATCACCCGGCTGGCCGAAGCGCACCGCACGAACCGCCTCGAGGCCGAACTGCGCAAGATCAGCCGATACGGACTCATCGTGATCGACGAGGTCGGCTACATCCCCTTCGACACCGAAGCGGCCAACCTGTTCTTCCAGCTCGTCTCCACCCGATACGAGAAATCGTCGATCATCCTGACCTCCAACCTGCCGTTCTCCCGCTGGGGCCAGGTCTTCGGAGAGGCCACCATCGCCTCAGCGATGATCGACCGGATTGTCCACCACGCCGACGTCATCGCACTCAAAGGCGCCAGCTACCGCATCAAACACACCCCGATCGACACACTGCCCTCCGTAGAAGCCGATCGTCAGGCAGACTCAACCCCGTAA
- a CDS encoding SDR family oxidoreductase codes for MDAIDPDQLRTCLRVLSEVDKLPPEHPDAIAVRQATAKMFKALKKVRRAAARDRVAAADRAVIAATATGAPGRIDDETQGLPLVSTAVGATAGTLLRSRACYICKNHHTVVDAFYHQLCPDCAAINRAKRDARTDLTGRRALLTGGRAKIGMYIALRLLRDGAHTTITTRFPNDAVRRFAAMEDSADWLHRLRVVGIDLRDPAQVVALADEVAAQGPLDILINNAAQTVRRAPGSYAALVEAERTPPPALVDVVTFDHVSDAHPHALVGSLGEHPSAHALTELALTARSASPERISAGTAIDAGGLLPDTAPVNSWTQRVHEVDAMELLEVQLCNQTAPFILVSRLRPAMAASSARRKYVVNVSAMEGQFSRGYKGPGHPHTNMAKAALNMLTRTSSGEMLEQDGILMTAVDTGWITDERPHPTKLRLAEEGFHAPLDLVDGAARVYDPIVRGELGEDLYGCFLKDYAKASW; via the coding sequence GTGGACGCGATCGACCCCGACCAGCTCAGGACGTGCCTACGGGTGCTGTCTGAGGTGGACAAGCTGCCTCCCGAGCACCCTGACGCCATTGCTGTGCGCCAGGCCACCGCGAAGATGTTCAAGGCATTGAAGAAGGTTCGCCGGGCCGCTGCACGCGATCGGGTTGCGGCCGCTGATCGCGCGGTCATCGCCGCCACTGCCACGGGTGCGCCGGGACGGATCGACGACGAAACCCAGGGCTTGCCGCTGGTGTCCACCGCGGTCGGGGCCACCGCGGGCACACTGCTGCGGTCGCGCGCCTGCTACATCTGCAAGAACCACCACACCGTCGTCGACGCCTTCTACCACCAGCTTTGTCCCGATTGCGCCGCGATCAACCGGGCCAAGCGCGATGCCCGCACCGACCTGACCGGGCGCCGGGCGCTGCTCACCGGCGGGCGCGCCAAGATCGGCATGTACATCGCGCTGCGGCTGTTGCGCGACGGCGCGCACACCACGATCACCACCCGGTTCCCCAACGACGCCGTGCGCCGCTTCGCCGCGATGGAGGACAGTGCCGACTGGTTGCACCGGCTGCGGGTGGTAGGCATCGACCTGAGGGACCCCGCCCAGGTGGTGGCGCTGGCTGACGAAGTAGCCGCGCAGGGGCCGCTGGACATCCTGATCAACAACGCGGCGCAGACGGTGCGTCGCGCGCCGGGCTCGTACGCGGCGCTGGTCGAGGCCGAGCGCACACCGCCGCCGGCCTTGGTGGACGTCGTCACCTTCGACCATGTCAGTGACGCGCACCCGCACGCCCTGGTCGGAAGTCTCGGCGAGCACCCCTCCGCGCACGCGCTCACGGAACTGGCCCTGACCGCCCGCAGCGCCTCACCGGAGCGGATCTCCGCCGGGACGGCCATCGACGCGGGTGGGTTGCTGCCCGACACCGCGCCGGTGAACAGCTGGACCCAGCGCGTGCACGAGGTCGACGCGATGGAACTGCTCGAAGTGCAGCTGTGCAACCAGACCGCCCCGTTCATTCTGGTGAGCCGGCTGCGTCCGGCGATGGCCGCGTCCTCCGCTCGACGCAAGTACGTGGTGAACGTGTCGGCGATGGAAGGCCAGTTCAGCCGCGGCTACAAGGGCCCCGGACATCCGCACACCAATATGGCCAAGGCCGCGCTGAACATGCTGACCCGCACCAGTTCTGGGGAAATGCTGGAACAAGACGGGATCCTCATGACCGCCGTCGATACCGGGTGGATCACCGACGAGCGTCCGCACCCGACGAAGCTGCGGCTGGCCGAGGAAGGCTTCCACGCCCCGCTGGATCTGGTGGATGGTGCTGCGCGCGTGTATGACCCGATCGTGCGTGGGGAATTGGGCGAGGATCTGTACGGGTGCTTCCTGAAGGATTACGCGAAGGCGAGTTGGTAA
- a CDS encoding type 1 glutamine amidotransferase domain-containing protein, protein MTKVLMVISAADRWTLNDGTVHPSGYWAEEVARPHQIFTEAGWEITVATPGGKAPTLDKLSLGISGGMAWKRKEVKSYLDSIANVLAHPVSLDSVNADDYDVVFYPGGHGPMEDLAYDPISGALLAHRLKSGQPVALLCHAPAAILAASADGVSPFAGRRMTGLSNREEHLNSFGWKAPWLLEDKLKEAGVDYSKALLPLRPHVVVDGNLYTGQNPQSSEKLAERLVADVGRG, encoded by the coding sequence ATGACGAAAGTTCTGATGGTGATCTCGGCGGCCGACCGCTGGACACTCAACGACGGGACGGTGCATCCGTCCGGGTACTGGGCCGAGGAGGTCGCGCGGCCACACCAGATCTTCACCGAGGCCGGGTGGGAGATCACCGTGGCGACGCCGGGCGGTAAGGCGCCGACGCTCGACAAGCTCAGCCTGGGCATCTCCGGCGGCATGGCGTGGAAGCGCAAGGAGGTCAAGAGCTACCTGGACAGCATCGCCAACGTGCTGGCCCATCCGGTCTCGCTCGACAGCGTGAACGCCGACGACTACGACGTGGTGTTCTACCCCGGCGGACATGGCCCGATGGAGGACCTCGCCTACGACCCCATCTCCGGTGCACTGCTGGCGCACCGGTTGAAGTCGGGCCAGCCAGTCGCGCTGCTGTGCCATGCGCCGGCGGCGATCCTGGCGGCTTCAGCGGACGGGGTGTCACCGTTCGCGGGTCGACGGATGACCGGGTTGTCGAACCGCGAAGAGCATCTGAACAGCTTCGGGTGGAAGGCGCCGTGGCTGTTGGAGGACAAGCTGAAAGAGGCCGGCGTGGACTACTCGAAGGCGCTGTTGCCGCTGCGTCCGCATGTCGTTGTCGACGGGAACCTCTACACCGGGCAGAACCCGCAGTCCTCGGAGAAGCTGGCCGAGCGCTTGGTGGCCGACGTGGGGAGGGGCTGA
- a CDS encoding NADH:flavin oxidoreductase/NADH oxidase family protein, producing MSKASEALFAPLQLKYGQVLGNRIAKAAMEEGMAGRAQLPDERLITLYRQWGAGGTGLLITGNVMVHAEAMTGPGGVVLDADSPLEPFAAWARAGKDDRAAMWMQISHPGRQVQANMPGVVWGPSDVAVELGRHSKRFGQPVAMTGQQIADTITRFATTARRAEQAGFDGVEVHAAHGYLLSQFLSPLVNTRTDEWGGSLENRARLLLEIVRAIRADVSPGFSVAVKLNSADFQRGGFDADDARKVIHMLAPLGVDLVELSGGSYESPAMTGRPADERTAAREAYFLELAAGLAVSSPIPLMLTGGITRHQTAERVLASGVAVVGMATALAETPDLPARWRQGREATGRLKPVTWSDKPLASIASMAMVRYQMRRLGAGKKPALGVGPAFALAADQLVSRRALRGYSRWLKSRPRPARVVGTQHI from the coding sequence ATGTCGAAAGCGTCGGAGGCGTTGTTCGCGCCCCTGCAGCTCAAGTACGGCCAGGTCTTGGGCAACCGGATCGCCAAGGCGGCGATGGAAGAGGGCATGGCCGGGCGGGCGCAGTTGCCCGATGAGCGCCTGATCACGCTGTATCGGCAGTGGGGCGCCGGCGGAACCGGCCTGCTGATCACCGGCAACGTCATGGTTCACGCCGAGGCGATGACCGGGCCGGGTGGCGTCGTGCTCGATGCCGACTCCCCGCTGGAGCCCTTCGCGGCATGGGCGCGAGCAGGCAAGGACGACAGGGCGGCGATGTGGATGCAGATCAGTCATCCCGGCCGACAGGTCCAGGCCAACATGCCGGGTGTGGTGTGGGGACCGTCGGACGTCGCGGTCGAGCTGGGCCGGCACTCGAAGCGATTCGGGCAGCCCGTCGCGATGACGGGGCAGCAGATCGCCGACACCATCACCCGCTTCGCCACCACCGCGCGACGCGCCGAGCAGGCCGGGTTCGACGGTGTCGAGGTACACGCCGCGCACGGATACCTGTTGTCGCAGTTCTTGTCTCCGCTCGTCAACACTCGCACCGACGAGTGGGGCGGCTCGTTGGAGAACCGCGCGCGACTGCTGCTGGAGATCGTGCGCGCCATCCGCGCCGACGTGTCACCGGGCTTTTCTGTTGCGGTGAAACTGAATTCAGCGGACTTCCAACGCGGCGGCTTCGACGCCGACGACGCCCGCAAGGTCATCCACATGCTCGCGCCGTTGGGTGTCGACCTGGTCGAGCTGTCCGGCGGCAGCTACGAAAGCCCGGCCATGACCGGACGCCCGGCCGACGAGCGGACCGCCGCCCGTGAGGCGTACTTCCTGGAGCTGGCGGCCGGACTCGCGGTGAGCAGCCCCATCCCACTCATGCTGACCGGCGGCATCACCCGGCACCAGACCGCCGAGCGGGTGCTGGCCAGTGGCGTCGCCGTGGTCGGCATGGCCACCGCGCTGGCCGAAACCCCGGACCTGCCTGCGCGGTGGCGCCAGGGTAGGGAAGCGACGGGTCGGCTGAAGCCTGTGACCTGGTCGGACAAGCCGCTGGCCTCCATCGCCAGCATGGCGATGGTCCGCTACCAGATGCGCCGACTCGGTGCGGGGAAGAAGCCCGCACTGGGCGTCGGGCCGGCGTTCGCGCTGGCCGCCGATCAGCTGGTGTCGCGACGGGCCCTGCGTGGGTACTCCAGGTGGTTGAAGTCCCGGCCGCGGCCGGCTCGCGTTGTTGGTACCCAACACATTTAA
- a CDS encoding TetR/AcrR family transcriptional regulator — protein sequence MPTSTRSYHHGDLPTALVQAALELLEEGGATELSLRAAARRAGVSTAAPYRHFADRDALLSAVAAVGYRDLAAQLAAANPSPQTPDDLADIAIAYVNFALQRPGLFRAMFAEPCDPTSPERVAAVEAISEYLRSIVRQALPTSDPEAMANAVWALAHGLAFLHLDGKFDASSPDTVASTVRAAVAAVLGQLA from the coding sequence ATGCCCACGTCAACGCGGTCGTATCACCACGGCGACCTGCCCACCGCCCTCGTGCAGGCGGCCCTGGAGCTGCTCGAGGAGGGCGGCGCGACGGAACTCTCGCTACGCGCGGCGGCCCGGCGCGCGGGGGTCTCGACCGCTGCGCCGTACCGGCATTTCGCCGACCGTGATGCGCTGTTGTCGGCGGTCGCCGCGGTGGGCTATCGCGATCTGGCCGCCCAGTTGGCCGCGGCCAACCCGTCACCTCAGACGCCCGACGATCTCGCCGACATCGCCATCGCTTACGTGAACTTCGCGCTGCAGCGCCCCGGCCTGTTCCGGGCCATGTTCGCCGAACCGTGCGATCCCACCAGCCCGGAACGCGTCGCCGCGGTGGAGGCGATCAGTGAATACCTCAGATCGATTGTGCGACAAGCGCTTCCCACCTCAGATCCGGAAGCGATGGCGAACGCGGTGTGGGCGCTGGCGCACGGTCTGGCCTTCCTGCACCTGGACGGCAAGTTCGACGCGTCCTCCCCTGACACCGTCGCCTCGACGGTCCGCGCGGCAGTCGCGGCGGTGCTCGGCCAGCTCGCCTGA
- a CDS encoding protein-tyrosine phosphatase family protein, with amino-acid sequence MQWPHDDVLHAWWVDPNRLLAGEYPGATTAESAEAKIRVLLDAGIDTVIDLTIEADHLTPYRALLHAAAEKSGRTVRLFAHPIPDFGVIDDAGYDAILARIHSELDAGRNVYVHCWGGKGRTSTVIGCLLAESGLSYDGVIDRIIELRAGTRKAAYPCPESAAQHELLRARCTP; translated from the coding sequence ATGCAGTGGCCGCACGATGACGTGCTTCACGCCTGGTGGGTCGACCCGAACCGACTGCTGGCCGGTGAATACCCGGGTGCCACCACGGCCGAGAGTGCGGAAGCCAAGATCCGCGTCCTGCTCGACGCCGGAATCGACACCGTCATCGACCTCACTATCGAAGCTGACCATCTGACGCCTTACCGAGCGCTTCTGCACGCAGCGGCCGAGAAGTCCGGGCGCACGGTGCGGCTCTTCGCGCATCCGATCCCCGATTTCGGCGTGATCGATGATGCGGGCTACGACGCCATCCTGGCGCGCATCCACTCCGAGTTGGATGCCGGTCGAAACGTCTACGTGCACTGCTGGGGCGGGAAGGGCCGAACCAGCACAGTGATCGGTTGCCTGCTCGCCGAATCCGGATTGAGCTACGACGGCGTCATCGACCGGATCATCGAATTACGTGCAGGGACAAGGAAAGCCGCATACCCGTGTCCAGAGTCGGCTGCGCAGCACGAGCTGCTGCGAGCGCGCTGCACTCCCTAG
- a CDS encoding amidase domain-containing protein — protein sequence MSQAMRAGGFQDVGPGITNIHGGASNQWYYQETHSYPVVLPWGQPNSTTWALARENHNFVTQHSGRGSIVGVVGTPVDPGSAEHLPDKTVLGPLAPSQAGLVPGDLIYYKENTGEISHVAMYVGQQYIPNSKGELVLTDVVDQHAAGDNNFRNDWMPDSADYGGGRAEFVHLNYPGD from the coding sequence GTGTCACAAGCAATGCGGGCTGGTGGATTTCAGGATGTCGGCCCTGGTATCACGAACATCCACGGCGGCGCGAGTAATCAGTGGTACTACCAGGAAACCCATTCTTATCCCGTGGTTCTCCCGTGGGGGCAACCAAACTCGACGACATGGGCACTGGCGCGGGAAAACCACAACTTTGTCACCCAGCATTCGGGGCGTGGGTCGATTGTCGGTGTCGTGGGCACGCCCGTCGATCCAGGTAGCGCCGAACACCTTCCAGACAAGACCGTTCTCGGGCCGCTGGCTCCATCGCAGGCGGGTCTGGTTCCTGGCGACCTGATCTACTACAAAGAAAACACCGGCGAGATCAGTCATGTCGCAATGTATGTTGGGCAGCAATACATTCCGAACAGTAAAGGCGAGTTGGTGCTTACCGATGTCGTGGATCAGCATGCCGCCGGCGACAACAACTTCCGTAACGATTGGATGCCCGATTCAGCCGACTACGGTGGCGGGCGGGCCGAGTTCGTCCACCTAAATTACCCAGGGGATTAG
- the istA gene encoding IS21 family transposase yields the protein MEDWAEIRRLYRSEKLSQAAIARQLALSRNTVAKALRSEAPPRYERRRAPMSAWAQVEMAVRALLDQFPTMPATVIAQRVGWTGGHSWFAENVARIRPEYAPADPCDRLVHLPGEQVQCDLWFPGGLVPDHAGVLRSFPVLVMVAAHSRFIAAMMIPSRVTGDLLAGMWRLLQDIGAVPRSLLWDNESGIGQRGRLAEGVTGFCGVLGTRLIQTRPYDPESKGLVERANGYLETSFLPGRTFTCAADFNAQLWAWLATIANRRTHASTGLIPLDALAADRAAMVALPPVAPTTGTTVTTRLGRDYYVSCGGNAYSVHPEVIGRMITVTTSLDRITAHCGDRLVADHERLWGSSGLAADPSHVAAAAVLREQFRTRPVAGAHLAIDVEVEIADLSAYDTRFGTGEVA from the coding sequence GTGGAGGATTGGGCGGAGATTCGCCGGCTTTATCGGTCGGAGAAGCTGTCGCAGGCTGCGATCGCGCGGCAGTTGGCCCTGTCACGAAACACGGTGGCCAAGGCGCTGCGGTCCGAGGCGCCGCCACGGTATGAACGCAGGCGGGCTCCGATGTCGGCGTGGGCGCAGGTCGAGATGGCGGTACGGGCCCTGCTGGATCAGTTCCCGACGATGCCGGCAACGGTGATCGCCCAACGGGTGGGCTGGACCGGTGGGCATTCCTGGTTCGCCGAGAACGTGGCGCGGATCCGCCCGGAGTACGCCCCGGCCGATCCGTGTGACCGGTTGGTGCATCTGCCCGGTGAACAGGTGCAGTGCGATCTGTGGTTCCCCGGTGGGTTGGTTCCCGATCACGCCGGGGTGCTGCGGTCGTTCCCGGTGTTGGTGATGGTCGCGGCGCACTCGCGGTTCATCGCGGCGATGATGATCCCGTCGCGGGTGACCGGGGATCTGCTGGCCGGCATGTGGCGGCTGCTCCAGGACATCGGTGCAGTGCCTCGATCACTGTTGTGGGACAACGAGTCCGGTATCGGTCAACGCGGCCGCCTGGCCGAGGGAGTGACCGGCTTCTGCGGCGTCCTGGGAACCCGGCTGATCCAGACCCGACCGTATGACCCGGAGTCCAAGGGCCTGGTGGAACGGGCCAACGGTTACCTGGAAACGTCGTTTCTGCCCGGCCGGACGTTCACCTGTGCGGCGGATTTCAACGCGCAGTTGTGGGCGTGGTTGGCCACCATCGCCAACCGCCGCACCCATGCCAGCACCGGCCTGATTCCCCTCGACGCACTCGCGGCGGACCGGGCGGCGATGGTCGCATTGCCACCGGTGGCCCCGACAACCGGCACGACGGTCACGACACGGTTGGGTCGCGACTATTACGTCAGCTGCGGCGGTAACGCGTATTCGGTGCATCCGGAGGTGATCGGCCGGATGATCACCGTCACTACCAGTTTGGATCGGATCACCGCCCATTGCGGTGACCGCCTGGTTGCTGATCACGAAAGACTCTGGGGCAGTTCGGGTCTGGCTGCCGATCCGAGCCACGTGGCAGCCGCGGCCGTCCTGCGTGAGCAGTTCCGCACCCGACCTGTCGCCGGTGCACATCTGGCGATCGACGTCGAGGTGGAGATCGCCGACCTGAGCGCCTACGACACGCGGTTCGGGACCGGGGAGGTCGCCTGA
- the arr gene encoding NAD(+)--rifampin ADP-ribosyltransferase, translating to MGDVVTSTPKPFEVHESGALLHGTKADLAVGDYLVPGRESNYEAGRIMNHVYVTRTLDAAVWGAEMAAGEGRGRIYIVEPIGELEDDPNVTDKKLPGNPTHSYRTREPVKIVGEITDWVEHSPEQLQGMRDGLADLRRRGLDVIYD from the coding sequence ATGGGGGATGTTGTGACGAGTACGCCGAAACCATTCGAGGTGCATGAGTCCGGTGCGCTGCTGCACGGCACCAAGGCCGACCTGGCGGTGGGGGATTACCTGGTGCCCGGACGCGAGTCGAATTACGAGGCCGGGCGGATCATGAACCACGTGTATGTCACCCGCACGTTGGACGCCGCGGTGTGGGGAGCCGAGATGGCCGCCGGCGAGGGGCGGGGCCGCATCTACATCGTCGAACCCATCGGTGAGTTGGAAGACGACCCGAACGTGACCGACAAGAAACTGCCCGGCAACCCGACCCACTCCTACCGCACTCGCGAGCCGGTGAAGATCGTCGGTGAGATCACCGACTGGGTGGAGCATTCGCCCGAGCAGTTGCAAGGCATGCGTGACGGTCTGGCGGACCTGCGGCGGCGTGGGCTGGACGTCATCTACGACTGA
- a CDS encoding Mut7-C RNAse domain-containing protein codes for MAGFVTVRVYAELNDFLEADSRGRAVRRPVQTHQTVKDVLEATGIPHTEIDLILVNGDPVSFEHRPAVGDRIAVYPMFEALDIGSTARLRPEPLRHPRFVVDVNLGRLARLLRVLGFDVWWSSAADDQTLADISLDQQRILLTRDRGLLKRRTITHGLFVHSQHPEEQTLEVLRRLDLRRRIKPFTRCVRCNGQLAAVAKERVIDQLEPLTRRYYDEFSRCPECGRIYWAGSHFEKLSRLVDRLLERL; via the coding sequence ATGGCCGGTTTCGTGACCGTCCGGGTCTACGCCGAGCTCAACGACTTCTTGGAAGCGGACTCGCGTGGCCGGGCCGTGCGTCGTCCCGTCCAAACCCATCAGACCGTCAAAGATGTGCTGGAAGCGACAGGTATACCGCACACCGAGATCGACCTGATCCTGGTGAACGGGGACCCGGTGAGCTTCGAACACCGACCCGCAGTCGGCGACCGCATCGCGGTTTACCCGATGTTCGAAGCGCTCGACATCGGGTCGACGGCTCGGTTACGGCCGGAGCCGTTGCGTCATCCGCGGTTCGTGGTCGACGTCAACCTCGGCCGGCTGGCGCGATTGTTGCGCGTGCTGGGGTTCGACGTGTGGTGGTCGAGCGCTGCCGACGACCAGACACTGGCCGACATCAGCCTGGACCAGCAGCGGATCCTGCTGACCCGCGACCGCGGGCTGCTGAAGCGTCGAACGATCACCCATGGCTTGTTCGTGCACTCTCAACACCCGGAGGAACAGACGTTGGAAGTGCTGCGGCGGCTAGATCTGCGGCGGCGGATCAAGCCGTTCACCCGGTGCGTGCGATGTAACGGTCAGCTCGCCGCGGTCGCGAAGGAGCGGGTGATCGACCAGCTTGAGCCGTTGACCCGCCGGTACTACGACGAATTCAGCCGGTGTCCGGAATGTGGCCGGATCTATTGGGCCGGATCGCATTTCGAGAAGTTGAGCCGTCTTGTCGATCGGCTTCTCGAGCGACTCTGA